GAAGTAACCGAGATAAGGGTATTGCTAAAAGCGGATGGGCCAGACATATAAGGAGATTACAAGTGGCGGTATCTAAAGTGACTTTTTAAATGAGGataatattttcatgatttgCTGAAAAGGACATACGAGCAATATGACGAAAAGTAGAGAACCTATAACAAAATGTAATTCTCCGCAAAAGACACCCTATTTTTTATACAAGCATGGACTAATAGGTacacaaaaagagaaaaaaacaagaGGTTATTCTTTATGTACTCATTCTCTAGCCATCAAACATTCCCTAATTCCTCTACTTTCATATACCCTACATGAGGGACTAGAGGAGCAGCATCCCAATGCCTTTTGTCTTCTCCTCCTTCTTTTAAAGCCCCAACTGTGCAAGTGCACCTTCAGTTGTGCCGGATATAGCTAACGGTAATCCAAACTAATTCAGGATGATCAACATAACAGTCTCCACCTAATAATGTAGCAGCAGGAGGCTACATCTTCACCCGAACATGAATCACCAACTTACAAAAGTAATCCTCCTCTTCTTCAGGTTTTCAACAATCAATATTGCTCCCTTTGCTGCCGACATGCAAAGAAGCAAATTTTTCTTGGGACCGTACgaatccaaataaaaaaatgtggtAAGCTTGACTCCTTTATGGTGGTACGAGTTAAACTGAAAACGTGTCATCTATCCTTGCTCCCATCTCCATGAAAACGGATCAATAAGTGATATGCTCTGCTTATATAGGAGCTCCACCAAGCTTGGGAATTTGTCAATTCCTCAGTCCAGTAGATTCCACAATTACCTTAAAACCCAATGAATTCAGCGCTCATGTGTCCGTCGAATCTATTAATACTATCATTTTTCTCTAACTTATAAACTCAGTATAAGAATCAGAAGGGAAATCTCAACACATTCTCTCCACACCAACTGTGACCCTAATAATATACATGCTTCCATCTCCTACCCTAAGGATATTTAGGACCCGTTTGGACATGATTTCAGTgatttgaagttaaaattttgttttgacttGCAATTCGAATTTCTTAAGTAGTAGTTTTTTCCTCATAAACATGAAAACCCTACAATTTATGAGAACTATCAAAAAACGTCTTAACCTTAAGGCTATCTTACCAAATGAGCAACCCATATTCATAAACAAGGTACTAGAATATCCTAAGGTGCCACATTAATAAATCGCATATCTCCATGTTCCTTTAAATAAATGCTTGCGATgatcattctcaaaaaaataaatgctTGCAGTTACATGTTATTACAAACTTTAAAATGCACACAAGTTTACGAAGATCTGCTAGTCCAAAAAATCAATAATAGTAGTAACTAACTATTCTTTAGTATAATCCTTTAACATGGTCCGGGCAATCTATTCACGTCATGCACAGGTCTTTCTATCCCTTCATAATGCTTCTACACTCTGCACCCGAATAGTagattgatattttattttataagtagaGGTATTACTCCTTATGCCTCAATTTATGTAAAGGTGTTCCATTGAcacgaaattttaaaaataaaatgaataatttagACACATAACCTGTACAGAGCTTCTAATTTGGTAATAAGATGTTACTTTAGTTGTCAACCTTTTTTTGGCACATAAGCTAGATAACTGCAAAGTACCAATATTGCTCTAACTACCCGTAATTAATTAGTGGTAGTGAGAGCAACACAcgtctttttcatttttttctctcctACTAACGGAAATGAAGTTATATATCAAGTGGTCCAGACGTCATGTCATTGAGGGTAACATTAGGATgctaattttgaaaatgttaaaGGTGTTGTTTCTCCTTGAGACAGTTAAAAAGTGTTTGTTCTCACTTCAGTCTTCACACATCTGGAATCTCTTTCTCAACATAATGGGAGTCACCTTGACAATGCCTAGGGTAGGACAACAAGGAAGTTGCCACAATACTGGCATTTATGAGTTTGGGGAGaggaaaggaagaaaatttgGAACACCATCCCTTTAGTGATTTGGTGGATCCTATGGAAGGAAAGTAACAACAGAGTTTTTGAGAACAAATTGGGGTATTTTACTGCCATTAAGAACAGATGTATATCCTTTACTAATTTATCGGTGCAACATGGCTATTGCAATAATGTAGGATCCCATGCTTGACTTTCTGAGCTCATTACATAATTCAGTAATGTAGCCCCTACTGTTAATATTTTACAGCAATGGTTGGTGAGATCAATACAATacttttaacaatttaaaaatatctctCAGAAAATGGGAAAGAGAGagtaataaaaatgaaagagcAATATTTTTAGTCCTCCGTGCCCTATTCAGATTGCCACAGCCTATTTCTCAGGAGGTGTCTAAAGTGATAATGTTGGAATATAATTATAACCTGTATACTAGTGGTAAAAAGTTACAaggaacaaaaataataaaatatcttaataatgagtatttttttttttgatgaagtaattAGTTCTATTGCAGGCATCAAGTAGATGCATAATAGTTACAAAAGCTTAGTTGCAAAAGGTCAGCTCTCCTTACATTGTTAATTGAGAATCAGGGAGCGGACATGGTTCAGAAATGAATCAGGGCAATCTAGAGGGGATAAATAAACCCAACTATACAAAAACATGAGGCAGTTAGCTTTTAAAGATTGGTAGGTAGTTGATATTCCATCAAAGCATCTTCTATTCCTTTCGTTCCGGATACTCCAAAAAATGGCTGCAGGTATCATCTTCCAGATTTTCTCAATAATGAGTATTAGTTTGAATATTTAGGAAAGAGCAATAATTTCATTGAATCATTTAGAAAAAACCCTGTATACCGGAGGTATACCAAAAGTAGGGGAGGCGTAAACAAAAATGTGACTGGTTATATGTTTTCGTTCATTTCTGTTGGATGCAGGGATACTAAGCTATATTCTTGGCTAGTCAACTGCCATAATGGCTTATTACTTTTTGAGTTAGAGAATACGAATTAGGAGCTTcctttaagttttttttctttaagcAGATCAACATCTTACATGATACATCTTGACAGAGTATATCCTAAGGATCTAAAGGAGATTAAGCACTACTTTACTAGTAAAGCTTCTCTTTCTCCTGTCAGCTTTTGACCAGTTTAACAAAAGGGTGCACAAGTTCCTCCTAGCATCGACATGGAAAATACAATTTTGCTATGTGTGTACCAATATACACGTAGGCAAAGTTTCATGAGTTAGCACCCATGGAAAAAAACATCTAAAATTGTTATCTCATCCAAAATTACAAAAACTAAAGAGAGAAGGATTTGGTCATACCATTTTGCCCACTGGTATTCTCAAGCGATCCGAATTTCCGAAGATGCATGAAGCTACAGCAATGTGACAACTGCTAATGTATTTTGCGTCATCTTCTGCCAAGTCAAATCCGGTACTTGGAGTTTCTTCAGGGCCTCGAACAAAACCACAGTTTATTTTTTGATTGCGTGCAAGAAAAGATTCTTCCCGTTCTTCCATACTTTGATGCCCAGAAAATCTAGGTTCCCAGTTTGCATCGTCAAAAGGTTTGTCCTCTGTTTCTGCGTACTGCAACGAAAACCTTGAAAATTTTCGACTTTCCAGAGGTTCCACAAGAAGGGCACTagcattcaaaattttcatctcACAAGCTGCAAATGTAAAGCATGATTACTTAAGTTCTGAGTAAGGGAGTGAGGTGGGCTAATCTCCAAGATTTTGCACATAAACTCATTCTATTAATCAAATTGCAAAATGCAAGAAGTTACAGAAATTTCCTGATGTTTGGAAATCCATAAATCTGAGATTCAATGTTTCATACAAATGACAAAAAGAGCTTGAATCCTGGCATGCTGCCTTGTCAAGATCCGAAGTTTTATGCTTGACATGAAAGACTGCTAATACTCTACGGAACCAGACCATGATGATTGTGACGAGCAAGGCAGAAATCACACTTTTAGCTAGCAGATTAGCAGACTGGAAAGTGAGTACAGTGAGATGgctaaaataaaagattttgagCAACATCACTCTGCTTCTTAGACGCAACTTATCATACAATATTCTACTCTAATACCTTTCTTTTGGGGGAAGATTTTTAGAGATTCGGGAAGACTCTAATCCCTAACTTTTTTTACAACTAACATGCTCTAATACCTAActtcataattattatataaattactgaggggtcgtttggtaaagtgtataaaaatattgttcaatagagtgtattagtaatgcttgtattagttatgcttgcattagttatgcgtaaattatttcttatgcattgtttggtttgatgtattaaaaatagtatgcattgtataaaaatatgatttacaaAGTTATCCTTCACAATTATGGTGGAAAAGATGTAATAGTGCTTTAGAGGGGTAATCAGGTTTTTAACCATGCTTATGCATGTATTAAATTCCTTTGCATTACTAATACCTAGAAATTcatggtattagtaatacactcCTAATACACAATAGAGCATTAGTTACACTAGCATGAATAAGTGTATCaatgcatgcattatttttgCTAATACGCTCAAACAACCCCTAACAGTATCCCTCCTACTATAATTAGCATCTCAATATGCTTTACATAAAGATGCTCAGCTAAGCTTAACTTCCCAATAATATACATCGAATCAACTAAAATCTTTCTCTAATCTAGCAAAATATCCATGACTAGCCTATATTAACCTCATCACAAAAGCTCAAATTGTAGTTATATTTTATGAGAACTATTCCTAAGTATGATATACTACATTATTTAGTGAATCTGGTTGTCTTAATCCTTCTTATTTACTTCatcaattatacatataaatatatataggtGAATCAGGATCACTTGCATCCCAGAACAAGTCTCTATTTTTACAGACAgacttctaaattaattatccAGCATGTAGAGGTTGAATATCAAAAGTGCCTTTTCTTTAGGCTGAGAGTAATAAGGAGCAAATTTATTAGGTAAAGCATACAAAGCGCGCTTAAGCAAGTTCGCATAAGAAAATGTTCCAATGTCCCCAGGCACATCTTTTCAGTCTTCTCTGTCCATGTTAAAATCAAAAAGTTCAGACATCAAGTTAACTCGAGGAATACAAAATTGTCAGAagacaaaataatcataaaaataaagtcaCCAGGCAccaacaaaaatagaaaataatgttaCCATGCTTCCTTGACTTCCTTCTGGGTACTGGCCGCTTTTCTGACGAAGACTTCTTTGAGGGGTGACCATCAATGAAGCTGACACGTCCAGAGTTTGTGTTAGATTTTTGGTGATGAGAACTTGAAGAGGATTCCTTATTGGAAAAGTCCCTGTACGTTTTACCAGCCTCTTTGGCATGATTTTGATAGTTATTTCCTGCAACATGTGTATCAAGAAAATGTCTGTCATTTATGTCCTGGGATTCGGCAGCAACGGTATGGTTCCAATCTTCATGATCACCATCATCATATCCATCTGTATGTGCATCTTCTAAGTCAATTCCATCATCATATCCATCATCTGCATCCACCAGTTCTGTTTTCTTTCCTTTGTCAGCATCACTCAATTGCTGGTTTGGCAAATGATGTCCATCTTGTGAGTGCCCAGCATTCTCCAAGGAAGCTTGGTATCTGGCTTCATATTTTCTCAACTCATCGCGTCCAGCTTCGTTGTATAAACCATTTCCACCATGATCCAATCCTTTTGAAAACGACTTCTTGTCACCTTTCTTCCCATCTGGAGGACTTTGCTCCTTATTCAAGTCACTATCTTGATTCCGCTCCAAATCCTCCTCGTTGTAATCATCATCCCTTCTCCGGTCATCCTTATCCCAATAACGAGAATCCCGGCCATGATTTACTGACCCATGTCCAAATTGGAGAACCTTCCCTTGTGTCCGTGTCACATTTGTAAGAAAATCTGAATCATTTTCCACATCACCATCATCTTGAAAGTGATTATTATCTAACTCTGCAACAGCATCCAGGGAAACTTTCTAAATATTGGAGAATTGATTATCGAAAActtccacttaattttttttcacaggGATTTATTTTATCagattctatatttttcatgtacaaaaaaatagaaaaagtgaTGTTTAATCGCTACATTAGAACATCACTCAATTTTAACaagacaattatatcatcaaacatatattatgatactttatgtaaaagataaaaatgattagATATCAAGATAATAtatcaagatatttttaatcaataattatatatgtacaaTTTTTGAGATATGTGATAATGTCATCTGTATAAATGTTCTTAAAACCTACTaaaattactcttttttttcttatgtcaGTCCATTATTGGAAAGATGCATCAGATGATGAGCCCATGCGAAAACTCTCTTTTATTGGCGCCCGATAGGTAGGCTATTAGACTGAGTCGAAAGCCTACATACGCATAAAGGGGTTGCTCAAAAGCTTAGAAAGATTATTTATCCACACGCGAAGCGCAGGCAAATTACCTAGTATATTTCTAAAACAGAACTGGAAGATTTAGCCTTAAATGTccaaaacaatgaaaaaagaTACAGCTGAACACACCGGAACATCATATGCAGACCTTGCTTGTTTGTTTTTAACTAAATATGCAGACCTTGCTTGTTCTATTTCTTTAATTGCCATCCATAGTCaaccatattttaaaattttttgactCTAACAAGTTGATTGGGGCATCTAGCTTTAcatttatgattatttatttttgttaaccCAAAAATCTCCAAGGGAACGCACAATTTGGAACCTGGTAAATAATGGGTCCGCCCCTCTACCCTCGGGAATCAAACTCATCACGTGCGTGCAATCCACACATGCTACACTCGCATCACTAAACCAAATCCCTGTGGACAAATCTAGTTTTACATTTATTATGTTGTCATCTTTAGTCCTAAAATTCTAAAAATGTAAAGGGCAAGTTTCAAGAGATGCACAAATTATAGATCATGAAGCCAAATCCATACATCATTCCAAGTTTGCCAGTTCTTCGTTCACAGATACATACTTTGCCTCATAAactcaaattatattttaaccTCTTACTTATTAAAAGTATCACTAAATTCGTACTTGGAATACAGGATACTTCAACATACTGATTCACACAATTTGCATGCATCCCAAAAGCTAATATATCCCATGCACGTGAGGCTTCAACTCCCACATAATATTACTACTCTCACATTCTTCTATGGAACTCACATTTCACTTTGTTGCATATTTATTAGCAAGCCACTCCTGTAGCACTCTTCAATGTAATCCTCTatgttaattatgatttatgtgTTATATTTTCATCTATCATGTCATTCTTCCTAAAAGTTGAACCTAGATATCTGAATAGCCTGCACTTGGGAACCACAATCCGTGTAATCTTACTTTACCTTCATTTTTCTTGTGACGAAATTTACTGTGCATATgattttttgacttatttaaatCACCATAATAATTAAAACTCTTTTCGCTCAAGAGTGCTTCCCCGTAGTTCCAGCATCCGTTTGGTTCACTTACAAGTTCTGTCAATTAATACATCATACTCtacaaataacaacaacatacccaatataatcCTATATGTGGGTCTGCAGAGGGTAGAGTTGTGCGCATACCTTACACCTACCTTAAGAAATTGAGAAATTGTTTTCGATAGACCCTTGGTTCAGGAGAAAGCacattaaaataagtcaaaacaGGAAATAGCTAAACTGAAGAAACCATCGTGGCAAGATACTCTACAAATAACATCTACAGACGTACCGTAAAACTTAATAAGCCCAAATATTGTTTAGTAAGTTCTTACCATTAATTACCAATTCATCGGCATTTTTGTACCGTTCTggtcctttttctttttatgacaaggaaaacccgcagccgctaccATTTGGGTGCACTTAGGATAAAACTCCCACTCTTATGCAATAGCTCACAAACCACACAGGAAAAGTAACCCCTCACTAGGCAAGCCTAGAGCGACGAACTTGACCCAGAAGGAAAACCCCTTGCTTTCACTAGCTAGGGGTTtcaaacttgagacctccagCATGGAAGTCTCAAGCCCAAACCACTGAGCACTTCGGAGGATGAGCGTTCTGGTCCATTGTGAACATTCAACCTCATAACAACGTCATAATGTGACATTCCCTAAGTCGGTGATACTTAAATGTAGTCTAAACTAAGAAACAATGtccaattaaaaaaactaatctTCTTACCTCAGTTTAACTCAATTTCAACTGCCGAAAACCAAACTACttataaaaggagaaaaagccAAATTATTTAATCATTACCACTTTGGCATAAGTCGTTAACTCCCCAGTTCTggtaaataaataaactatgaaATATTACCAAAGTAGCCAACTTTCAACTTCAGAATCATGTTGCAACCATTTTCCAAGTCATCTACTGtgttttcaaaaagaaaaagagtcaTCTACtgttcttttttctattttttggttgatcatGAACTCTTAAAAcattcaattattttcttagttATCTATCTTAATTTTACCCAAGAATCTTAGTTTAACTTCAGgtcaaaaattaagaaaactaagACTATCCTCAAATGTTGTAAACCTCACAAAACTTAGACTCCCATTTCCACAAGAATCCTTTAGAATTTGCACTATCTAAAGACCAAGACTAACTAGGGCCACAGAAACCCACAAAATTTGGCATTCTTGTGTTTATAATTACCCTAGATCTCCAACTACTCGAAAACAAAAAAAGCTAAAACTGCTAAACCTGTACACAATTTAgcattcttatttttaaaatcatcaacattTCAAACAACCAAACCAAAACTAACCGAAACTGTTTATAAGCACCAGTATCACCAAATCCCATTTCAAGAGAATTCTCCgaatttatactactcaaaaatTGCAAACCGTCAAACTTAGCATTGTGAGTTCTGCAAAATCCTCTTAAATTacctttttcatttctttttttttaaaaaaataataatgaagttaTGGATTCCATAGAAAGGCATCAAGGAGATGCATAGTTACAGGAGGACTACAAagctaataaaatacaaaaactgTGCTGCACTAGTTACTCCGGACAACATTGTCCAACAAAAGAGATTAACTAAACATTTAGCTTTAAAAGAGTGACTTAGGAGTTAACATGCCACCAAAACACCTTCTATATCTCTGATTCCAAAAGGCTCCAAATAAGTAGCAGAATACTTACATTTACTCACAACCAACAAGAACAAACCATAACCTTTAGTACACTATAGCAAGTACAATCTCATTATAGAACTAGGACAAACCCATCCAATTACTACCCACCGGCCAACTTGCACTTCCACCAACCCATACTACATCCTGCTACAAACCACAAGAACAAAAATCCGGCCTACCCATACTAGACAAAATGAGCTCACAGTGAGTGTTGTAGCTGAGTTTTCACCTTTTAATCGTATTACGCTGAACTCCTAAACTTGCAAAAAACTTCCAACTACCCAAAAACCCAACAAAATCTAGCATTATCCAAATGTAACAAAATTCGTAGTCGATGATAGCACAAGGTGCCAACTAACCTTTATTTTGAGATGTGAAATAGAAGAAAGCAGAGACGGAAACAACAAAAGCAACGAATAGAATAACGATGATAGCACCAATCGAGATCTTGCGAGTAGTAGACTTCAATCGACGGTGATAATTCCGCgattgctgctgctgctgctgtttACTCGAACGAATCCCAACCGATACATGATCCGATGCAACTCCGTTCCGAACaactccaccaccaccaccaccattgTTTATAATACCTATAGCACCCGATTGTCTGTACTGAGCCATTCGAGCATTGTAGAACCAGAAAACTTCGTCTTACACACAAGTTGACAAGGGTTTTTGTAGGATTTTGAGAGCAAAAGTGGAGATCTTTTTCACCGGAAAATGATGAAGATCGCACCGGAATAAGGAAATCAAAAACACGAAACTCGTGGATTCCGCGCCGGGCTTTTTACATACACTTTTTTTATTCACctcttataaatatatttgtcaaAATCTCTATATTAGATCCAAATTAACACAAGCCATTTTTCTAATGActtgtttatgattttcatttggcataattattataagtatcttactaaatatatatatattttccctaataattatttcaatcttTGATTGGAAAATGATAATAACATT
The DNA window shown above is from Solanum lycopersicum chromosome 11, SLM_r2.1 and carries:
- the LOC101266589 gene encoding probable hexosyltransferase MUCI70 produces the protein MAQYRQSGAIGIINNGGGGGGVVRNGVASDHVSVGIRSSKQQQQQQSRNYHRRLKSTTRKISIGAIIVILFVAFVVSVSAFFYFTSQNKELDNNHFQDDGDVENDSDFLTNVTRTQGKVLQFGHGSVNHGRDSRYWDKDDRRRDDDYNEEDLERNQDSDLNKEQSPPDGKKGDKKSFSKGLDHGGNGLYNEAGRDELRKYEARYQASLENAGHSQDGHHLPNQQLSDADKGKKTELVDADDGYDDGIDLEDAHTDGYDDGDHEDWNHTVAAESQDINDRHFLDTHVAGNNYQNHAKEAGKTYRDFSNKESSSSSHHQKSNTNSGRVSFIDGHPSKKSSSEKRPVPRRKSRKHACEMKILNASALLVEPLESRKFSRFSLQYAETEDKPFDDANWEPRFSGHQSMEEREESFLARNQKINCGFVRGPEETPSTGFDLAEDDAKYISSCHIAVASCIFGNSDRLRIPVGKMVSRISKKNVCFVMFVDEVTLKTLTAEGKMPDSMGFVGLWKIVVVKNLPFSDMRRVGKIPKLLSHRLFTSARYSIWLDSKLRLQLDPLLILEYFLWRKGYEYAISNHYDRHCVWEEVAQNKKLNKYNHTVIDEQFAFYQADGLQRFNASDPNKLLHSNVPEGSFIVRAHTPMSNLFSCLWFNEVDRFTPRDQLSFAYTYYKLRKMNPDKPFYLNMFKDCERRKIAKLFRHRSDEQRNILSQSETE